The genome window CTGTCACCATGAACTCCCGCGACACTATGACCGCCACGATCCAATCCGGAAGGAGTTGGAGCTCGACGAGCGAGATCAGCGCCGCCGTCACGAGTATTTTGTCAGCCAGGGGATCGATGAACTTGCCCATGTTGGT of Acetomicrobium sp. S15 = DSM 107314 contains these proteins:
- a CDS encoding CDP-alcohol phosphatidyltransferase family protein yields the protein MVTNMGKFIDPLADKILVTAALISLVELQLLPDWIVAVIVSREFMVT